In Actinomadura luzonensis, a single window of DNA contains:
- a CDS encoding carbohydrate ABC transporter permease, translated as MTTATAAAPSSGLEAGAPRRNLVSRIVDRVGSGAVQVIMIILGLFWLVPTLGLLVVSLRTNKVNNAEGWWTIFTKPAELTVASYQNLLSGGFSASFWNTVLITVPTTILVIGIAAMAAYAFAWMEFPGRDGAFLIVVGLLIVPIQIALIPIAGLYGNAGIFGSIPGVVLFHVAFGLPFAIFLLRNFFVGIPASLLEAARMDGASEWKIFASVVFPLGKPAIASLGIFQFLWVWNDMLIALVFADTDNQPMTKYLQSQMRQFGSNMDILSSGAFLSLIIPLVLFFAFQRYFVQGMMSGSVK; from the coding sequence ATGACCACCGCCACCGCCGCGGCTCCGTCGTCGGGGCTGGAGGCCGGCGCGCCCCGCAGGAACCTCGTGAGCAGGATCGTCGACCGGGTGGGCAGCGGCGCCGTCCAGGTCATCATGATCATCCTGGGCCTGTTCTGGCTGGTGCCGACGCTGGGCCTGCTGGTGGTCTCGCTGCGGACCAACAAGGTCAACAACGCCGAGGGCTGGTGGACGATCTTCACCAAGCCCGCCGAGCTGACCGTGGCCAGCTACCAGAACCTGCTGAGCGGCGGCTTCTCCGCGTCGTTCTGGAACACCGTGCTCATCACCGTGCCGACCACGATCCTGGTCATCGGCATCGCGGCCATGGCGGCCTACGCCTTCGCCTGGATGGAGTTCCCCGGCCGGGACGGCGCCTTCCTGATCGTGGTGGGCCTGCTCATCGTGCCCATCCAGATCGCGCTGATCCCGATCGCCGGGCTCTACGGCAACGCCGGCATCTTCGGCTCGATCCCGGGCGTGGTGCTGTTCCACGTGGCGTTCGGCCTGCCGTTCGCGATCTTCCTGCTGCGCAACTTCTTCGTCGGCATCCCGGCGTCGCTGCTGGAGGCGGCGCGCATGGACGGCGCCTCGGAGTGGAAGATCTTCGCCTCCGTGGTGTTCCCGCTGGGCAAGCCCGCCATCGCCTCGCTGGGCATCTTCCAGTTCCTGTGGGTGTGGAACGACATGCTCATCGCGCTGGTCTTCGCCGACACCGACAACCAGCCGATGACCAAGTACCTGCAGTCTCAGATGCGGCAGTTCGGGTCGAACATGGACATTCTTTCGTCCGGTGCGTTCCTGTCGCTGATCATCCCGCTGGTCCTGTTCTTCGCGTTCCAGCGGTACTTCGTCCAGGGCATGATGTCCGGCTCGGTGAAGTGA